From a single Alkalihalophilus pseudofirmus genomic region:
- a CDS encoding phosphatase PAP2 family protein yields MDVVWFEAVNGLAKKSSIADAVMMFISSYGIYLMIGIILSFWLKKKTRRYALLFTIAVLAGLGMNRVLKIIIDRPRPFIASSDVHLLIERGASPSFPSNQALIAGIFVAAIWLITVKAWRYAALAFGGVVLLSRVFVGHHYPADVLVGFVLGSLLTYVFFMILRRIQSPAKIDTEQSLATKP; encoded by the coding sequence ATGGATGTAGTATGGTTTGAAGCAGTAAATGGGCTGGCGAAAAAGTCGTCTATAGCAGATGCTGTCATGATGTTTATCTCATCATATGGTATCTATCTAATGATAGGGATTATATTGTCGTTTTGGTTAAAGAAGAAAACACGAAGGTATGCCTTATTATTTACGATCGCCGTTTTAGCTGGTCTAGGAATGAATCGAGTGCTTAAGATAATAATTGATCGGCCTCGCCCATTTATAGCAAGTAGTGATGTACATCTTTTGATTGAAAGAGGCGCATCACCATCGTTTCCTAGCAATCAAGCATTAATTGCAGGGATTTTTGTTGCGGCTATTTGGCTTATCACAGTGAAGGCTTGGCGCTATGCTGCATTAGCATTTGGGGGAGTTGTTCTACTATCTCGTGTTTTTGTCGGTCATCATTATCCTGCTGATGTTCTTGTGGGGTTTGTGCTTGGATCACTTCTTACATATGTGTTTTTCATGATATTAAGACGAATACA